One genomic region from Stackebrandtia nassauensis DSM 44728 encodes:
- a CDS encoding DUF6528 family protein, whose translation MRRRTLFTGLAAVGAAGTAAAVFGRSALADSEAAAAKANYQVAITEQVSNKVMIFARNSKWDNAHMLRSFRPGGGGGWSNLSDVKFRETHKYNNIGLFTCSGGNVGVWNLKSERHQEFNDVLWWATPGGNPHAIERIPHNGSVVTASSKGYISVYGPKSAVMSSLGKKAVQTFGLPGAHGVLWDEVSNLLWAVGDKTVRSYKVTGSGRGTRLREAGARIKLPGLGHDLQADHSNKGRLLVTDTKGVYEITKSNRGIREIRQADHVKSFCRHSSGEAFWTIPNWPKPSNWRTNTVGFDGGYSRKRGGAGIYKARLFYPKYQ comes from the coding sequence ATGCGCAGACGCACCCTCTTCACCGGGCTGGCCGCCGTGGGCGCCGCCGGTACCGCCGCCGCCGTGTTCGGCCGCTCGGCGCTGGCCGACAGCGAGGCCGCCGCGGCGAAGGCGAACTACCAGGTGGCCATCACCGAACAGGTGTCCAACAAGGTCATGATCTTCGCGCGCAACAGCAAGTGGGACAACGCGCACATGCTGCGCAGCTTCCGTCCCGGCGGGGGCGGCGGCTGGTCGAATCTGTCCGATGTGAAGTTCCGGGAGACCCACAAGTACAACAACATCGGCCTGTTCACGTGTTCGGGTGGCAATGTCGGCGTCTGGAACCTCAAGTCCGAACGGCACCAGGAGTTCAACGACGTCCTGTGGTGGGCGACGCCGGGAGGCAACCCGCACGCCATCGAACGCATCCCGCACAACGGTTCGGTGGTGACGGCCAGTTCCAAGGGCTACATCAGCGTCTACGGACCCAAGAGCGCGGTGATGAGTTCGCTGGGCAAGAAAGCCGTCCAGACCTTCGGACTGCCCGGCGCGCACGGGGTGCTGTGGGACGAGGTCAGCAATCTCCTGTGGGCTGTCGGCGACAAGACGGTGCGCTCCTACAAGGTCACCGGCTCCGGACGCGGTACCCGGCTGCGGGAGGCCGGAGCGCGGATCAAGCTGCCCGGACTGGGCCACGATCTGCAGGCCGACCACAGCAACAAGGGCCGCCTGCTGGTCACCGACACCAAGGGCGTCTACGAGATCACCAAGTCCAATCGGGGCATCCGGGAGATTCGCCAGGCCGATCACGTCAAGTCCTTCTGCCGACACTCCTCGGGGGAGGCGTTCTGGACCATTCCCAACTGGCCCAAGCCTTCCAACTGGCGGACCAACACCGTCGGCTTCGACGGCGGCTACTCCCGCAAACGCGGCGGCGCCGGAATCTACAAGGCGCGGCTGTTCTACCCGAAGTACCAGTAG
- a CDS encoding hydrogenase maturation protein, with translation MNILLLVSAFNGLSQRAWCMLRARGHEVTVELAPAYDSPDALTAMIHAAAPDLILCPFLKHRVPAQVWQKWPTVIIHPGPVGDRGPSSLDYAIMDRERQWGVTALSAVEEMDAGPVWASRIFPMPDEPVAKAELYNGPVADAALSCIAEVVDKAADPQYQPMSQETMSRPVASASTRPQLRRADRVFEWTRSAAEIVRRVHAADSAPGVRSEIEGTTVQVYDAAVGEPRTHSATPGTIVGRSGDAIAVAAGDADVWIGQVKRPLDAHGNGIKLPAGYVFGDDVIPELEPPAELRETVYDRDGDVGILTLRAYNGAMSTRACHRMKTALDEALADDTRVLVVRGTERFFSNGIHLNVIAAAPDPALEAWENINAINALCKALVSCTDKLTIAGFTANAGAGGVMFGLSCDVVVVRDGVVLNPYYDMGLYGSELHTYTLPRRVGHATAARLLTEKLPVDATEAAAIGLADAVGPREPESFASWLTGMAQSYADPHWHGQALDAKLKVLSGTHPPAYYEAAELSEMAKDFFDDRSGFAAARSGFVHKMAPAETPPRLARHRWNFANG, from the coding sequence GTGAATATCCTCCTCCTCGTTTCCGCGTTCAACGGGTTGTCGCAGCGGGCCTGGTGCATGCTGCGCGCCCGGGGCCATGAAGTCACCGTGGAGCTCGCGCCGGCCTACGACAGTCCTGACGCCCTCACCGCCATGATCCACGCCGCCGCCCCCGATCTCATCCTGTGTCCGTTCCTCAAACACCGTGTGCCCGCGCAGGTGTGGCAGAAATGGCCGACGGTCATCATCCATCCCGGACCGGTCGGCGACCGCGGACCGTCCTCACTGGACTACGCGATCATGGACCGGGAACGCCAGTGGGGCGTCACGGCGCTGTCGGCGGTGGAGGAGATGGACGCCGGACCCGTGTGGGCCAGCCGGATCTTCCCGATGCCCGACGAGCCGGTCGCCAAGGCCGAGCTGTACAACGGCCCGGTCGCCGACGCGGCGCTGTCGTGCATCGCCGAGGTCGTCGACAAGGCCGCCGATCCGCAGTACCAGCCGATGTCGCAGGAGACCATGTCCCGGCCGGTCGCCTCGGCCAGCACCCGGCCGCAGCTGCGCCGCGCCGACCGGGTCTTCGAATGGACCCGCTCGGCGGCCGAGATCGTGCGTCGCGTCCACGCCGCCGACTCCGCACCCGGTGTGCGGTCCGAGATCGAGGGCACCACGGTGCAGGTCTACGACGCCGCCGTCGGCGAACCGCGCACCCACAGTGCCACCCCCGGCACCATCGTCGGCCGGTCCGGCGACGCGATCGCGGTGGCCGCCGGTGACGCCGACGTGTGGATCGGACAGGTCAAACGTCCACTCGACGCGCACGGCAACGGCATCAAGCTCCCGGCCGGGTACGTGTTCGGCGACGACGTCATCCCCGAGCTCGAACCGCCCGCCGAACTGCGCGAGACGGTCTACGACCGCGACGGCGACGTCGGCATCCTCACCCTGCGCGCCTACAACGGCGCCATGTCGACCCGCGCCTGCCATCGGATGAAGACCGCCCTGGACGAGGCCCTCGCCGACGACACCCGGGTGCTGGTGGTGCGCGGCACCGAACGGTTCTTCTCCAACGGCATCCACCTCAACGTCATCGCGGCGGCCCCCGACCCGGCACTGGAGGCGTGGGAGAACATCAACGCCATCAACGCGCTGTGCAAGGCCCTGGTGTCGTGCACCGACAAGCTGACCATCGCCGGGTTCACCGCCAACGCGGGTGCCGGTGGCGTCATGTTCGGCCTGTCCTGCGACGTGGTGGTGGTGCGCGACGGCGTCGTCCTCAACCCGTACTACGACATGGGCCTGTACGGCTCCGAACTGCACACCTACACGCTGCCGAGGCGGGTCGGGCACGCCACCGCGGCCCGGTTGCTCACCGAGAAGCTGCCCGTCGACGCCACCGAGGCGGCCGCCATCGGCCTGGCCGACGCGGTCGGCCCCCGCGAACCCGAGTCCTTCGCCTCCTGGCTCACCGGCATGGCGCAGTCCTACGCGGACCCGCACTGGCACGGCCAGGCCCTGGACGCGAAACTCAAGGTGCTCAGCGGAACCCATCCGCCCGCCTACTACGAGGCCGCCGAACTGTCGGAGATGGCCAAGGACTTCTTCGACGACCGTTCCGGTTTCGCCGCCGCCCGTTCGGGCTTCGTCCACAAGATGGCGCCCGCCGAGACCCCGCCCCGGCTGGCCCGGCACCGCTGGAACTTCGCCAACGGCTGA
- a CDS encoding KamA family radical SAM protein — MSAPTSESEGRRFRAYTARHLEELLTRAGLSPEQRLRARAVATVLPFRTNDYVIDELIDWDAAPDDPIYRLVFPQEDMLPAEDVSKLAKLLDADPKGPELKAEVFAIRRRLNPHPAGQLDLNKPKLGEADIPGMQHKYPETVLFFPQQGQTCHAYCTYCFRWAQFVGESDLKMASNDIDALVGYIKAHPEITSVLITGGDAMIMGAPVLRRYIEPLIQLEQLESIRMGTKALAYWPQRFVTDPDADDTLRLFEEVCESGKNLAFQAHFSHTRELAPTMLHDAVKRIRDTGAVIRTQAPLIKSINDDPQVWSDMWRKHHTMGMVPYYMFVERDTGPQEYFAVPLARAYDIFQEAYSQVSGLCRTVRGPSMSADPGKVAVDGVVEINGTRVFVLHMIQARDPKLVGKPFFAHYDPDAVWLNDLKPAFAERFPFQ, encoded by the coding sequence ATGTCGGCACCCACATCCGAATCCGAAGGCCGCCGGTTCCGCGCCTACACGGCACGGCACCTGGAGGAACTGTTGACCCGTGCGGGTCTGTCGCCTGAGCAGCGACTGCGCGCCCGGGCCGTGGCCACGGTGCTGCCGTTTCGCACCAACGACTACGTCATCGACGAGCTGATCGACTGGGACGCGGCTCCCGACGACCCGATCTACCGGCTGGTCTTCCCGCAGGAGGACATGCTGCCCGCCGAGGACGTCAGCAAGCTGGCCAAGCTGCTGGACGCCGACCCGAAGGGGCCCGAGCTCAAGGCCGAGGTCTTCGCGATCCGCCGCCGCCTCAACCCGCACCCGGCCGGACAGCTGGACCTCAACAAGCCGAAGCTCGGCGAGGCGGACATCCCGGGGATGCAGCACAAGTACCCCGAGACCGTCCTGTTCTTCCCGCAGCAGGGCCAGACCTGCCACGCCTACTGCACCTACTGCTTCCGGTGGGCCCAGTTCGTCGGCGAGTCCGACCTGAAGATGGCCTCCAACGACATCGACGCGCTGGTCGGGTACATCAAGGCGCACCCGGAGATCACCAGCGTGCTGATCACCGGCGGCGACGCCATGATCATGGGTGCCCCGGTGCTGCGCCGCTACATCGAGCCGCTGATCCAGCTGGAGCAGCTGGAGTCGATCCGGATGGGCACCAAGGCACTGGCCTACTGGCCGCAGCGGTTCGTGACCGACCCCGACGCCGACGACACGCTGCGGCTGTTCGAGGAGGTCTGCGAGAGCGGCAAGAACCTGGCCTTCCAGGCGCACTTCTCGCACACCCGGGAACTGGCGCCGACGATGCTGCACGACGCGGTCAAGCGGATCCGCGACACCGGCGCCGTCATCCGCACCCAGGCGCCGCTGATCAAGTCCATCAACGACGACCCGCAGGTGTGGTCGGACATGTGGCGCAAGCACCACACGATGGGGATGGTGCCGTACTACATGTTCGTCGAGCGCGACACCGGACCGCAGGAGTACTTCGCGGTGCCGCTGGCGCGCGCGTACGACATCTTCCAGGAAGCGTATTCGCAGGTGTCGGGGCTGTGCCGCACCGTGCGCGGACCGTCCATGTCGGCCGATCCGGGCAAGGTCGCCGTTGACGGCGTCGTCGAGATCAACGGCACCCGGGTGTTCGTGCTGCACATGATCCAGGCCCGCGACCCGAAGCTGGTCGGCAAGCCGTTCTTCGCGCACTACGACCCCGACGCGGTGTGGCTGAACGACCTCAAACCCGCCTTCGCCGAACGGTTCCCGTTCCAGTAG
- a CDS encoding PAC2 family protein has product MTPTDGLPDLRSPVLVAAFTGWNDAADAASHVIAHLSEQWQAEHTATIDPDPYYDFQMARPSVKVTAEGVERVDWPYTGFSVASPTDADRDVVLLTGAEPSMHWRGFCAEVAEICHSLGVEQVILLGSLMADVGYTRPLPVSGTTNDPALAKRMKMDPVDYEGPAGIIAVLQATFQEAGVPVTSCWVHVPHYAATSPCPKATLGLLHRVEELLDLPVPAGGLVEQTAQWENDVTQLVEADSDIADYISSLDEPQAGDEPSGDDIAKDFERYLRRRGPHTDDN; this is encoded by the coding sequence GTGACACCTACTGACGGACTTCCGGACCTGCGTTCGCCGGTGCTCGTCGCCGCGTTCACCGGCTGGAATGACGCGGCCGACGCCGCGAGCCACGTCATCGCGCACCTCAGCGAACAATGGCAGGCCGAGCACACGGCCACCATCGACCCCGATCCGTACTACGACTTCCAGATGGCGCGCCCGTCGGTCAAGGTGACCGCCGAGGGCGTGGAGCGGGTCGACTGGCCGTACACCGGTTTCTCGGTGGCCTCGCCCACCGACGCCGACCGCGACGTCGTGCTGCTGACCGGTGCCGAGCCGAGCATGCACTGGCGCGGTTTCTGCGCCGAGGTCGCCGAGATCTGTCACAGTCTCGGCGTCGAGCAGGTGATCCTGCTGGGGTCGCTGATGGCCGACGTCGGTTACACCCGGCCGCTGCCGGTCTCGGGCACCACCAACGATCCGGCGCTGGCCAAACGCATGAAGATGGACCCGGTGGACTACGAGGGTCCCGCGGGCATCATCGCGGTGTTGCAGGCGACCTTCCAGGAGGCCGGGGTCCCGGTCACGTCCTGCTGGGTGCACGTGCCGCACTACGCGGCCACCTCGCCGTGCCCGAAGGCGACGCTGGGGCTGTTGCACCGGGTGGAGGAGCTGCTGGACCTGCCGGTGCCCGCCGGTGGCCTGGTCGAGCAGACCGCGCAGTGGGAGAACGACGTCACCCAGCTGGTCGAGGCCGACAGCGACATCGCCGACTACATCAGCTCGCTGGACGAGCCGCAGGCTGGCGACGAGCCGTCCGGCGACGACATCGCCAAGGACTTCGAGCGCTACCTGCGTAGACGCGGCCCGCACACCGACGACAACTGA
- a CDS encoding type II toxin-antitoxin system PemK/MazF family toxin, whose product MLDDSPATPRVREIYTPERYATIEYSPDLDGLADPGEVVWSWVPFEEDPTQGKDRPLLVVGRYRKRLLGMMLSSKGHDDHPDWLPLGAGAWDRNARDSYVRLDRVFALDEDDIRREGSVLDPQSFVRVAAELIRLHGWEPVKAR is encoded by the coding sequence ATGCTTGACGATTCCCCCGCCACGCCCCGCGTCCGCGAGATCTACACCCCCGAGCGCTACGCGACCATCGAGTACTCGCCCGACCTCGACGGACTCGCCGACCCCGGCGAGGTCGTCTGGTCCTGGGTCCCCTTCGAGGAGGACCCCACCCAGGGCAAGGACCGGCCGCTGCTCGTCGTCGGCCGCTACCGCAAACGCCTGTTGGGCATGATGCTGTCCAGCAAGGGCCACGACGACCACCCCGACTGGCTGCCCCTGGGCGCCGGGGCCTGGGATCGCAACGCCCGCGACTCCTACGTGCGCCTGGACCGGGTCTTCGCCCTCGACGAGGACGACATCCGCCGCGAAGGCTCCGTACTCGATCCACAAAGCTTCGTCCGCGTCGCCGCCGAACTGATCCGGCTGCACGGCTGGGAACCCGTCAAAGCCCGCTGA
- the metH gene encoding methionine synthase: protein MSENPFLSALKHRILVADGAMGTMLQDAQLEIDDFEGLEGCNEILNVSRPDVVRDIHDAYFAAGADMVETNSFGSNMTNLGEYDIADRIRELSQRSAELAKEVASGHSTPDRPRFVLGSIGPGTKLPTLGHAPYAVLRDAYLENAAGLILGGADALIVETSQDLLQTKAAIVGAQRAMKAEGIQVPIIASVAVETTGTMLVGSEIGAALTALAALKVDLIGLNCSTGPAEMSEHLRYLSQYSRIPLSVMPNAGLPELGPNGAIFPMTPPKFTEAIDEFAQEFGVALVGGCCGTTPEHIRQVYERVGQREPVRRTIADEPGVSSVYHHVPFKQDASILNVGERTNANGSKAFREAMLAADWDKCVDIARDQARAGSHLLDLCVDYVGRDGRDDMRELAGRFATASTLPIMLDSTEPGVIEAGLESLGGRCIVNSVNFEDGDGPNSRYAKAMPAIVEHGAAVVVMCIDEEGQARTADRKIEIAARTIDDLVDNWGMRVSDIFVDALTFPISTGQEETRRDGIETIDAIRGIAERYPGINFTLGISNVSFGLNPASRQVLNSVFLHECVEAGLTSAIVHASKILPMSKIEEEHRQVALDMVYDRRREGYDPLQRFIELFEGVDMASARASRAEELAALPLNERLERRVIDGERNGLEADLDAALVERSALDIVNDTLLNGMKTVGELFGSGQMQLPFVLQSAEVMKTAVAYLEPHMEKADSEGKGTIVLATVKGDVHDIGKNLVDIILSNNGYSVVNIGIKQPINAIVDAAEQHNADAIGMSGLLVKSTVIMKENLAEMMSRGVAGRWPVLLGGAALTRSYVEDDLREMFAEGEVHYAKDAFEGLSLMERVMTARRTGVAVVDEEREAKIAQRRERRARHAAVKAESGPSLDDDSVRSDVATDNPVPRPPFFGTRVIKGVPTADYAAMLDERATFLGQWGLKPSRGKDGPSYEELVETEGRPRLRYWMDRLATDKVLDPSVVYGYFPCYSEGNTLVVLDENGHSERARFAFPRQRRERRLCIADFFRPKESGELDVIGMQLVTIGSAASDYTAKLFAQHAYRDYLEVHGLSVQLTEALAEYWHKRMRAEWTRPDGKSVADFDPNDLDGMLKVDYHGCRYSFGYAACPDLEDRAKTVAILRPDRIGVELTEEFQLTPEQSTDAIVVHHPEASYFNAK, encoded by the coding sequence ATGTCTGAGAATCCGTTCCTGAGCGCCCTCAAGCACCGCATCCTCGTCGCCGACGGGGCCATGGGCACCATGTTGCAGGATGCCCAGCTCGAGATCGACGACTTCGAGGGTCTCGAAGGCTGTAACGAGATTCTCAACGTGTCACGCCCGGACGTGGTGCGTGACATTCACGACGCGTACTTCGCCGCCGGGGCCGACATGGTCGAGACCAACAGCTTCGGCTCCAACATGACCAACCTCGGCGAGTACGACATCGCCGACCGGATCCGGGAGCTGTCGCAGCGCAGCGCCGAACTGGCCAAGGAGGTCGCCTCCGGCCACTCCACCCCCGACCGCCCCCGGTTCGTGCTGGGCTCCATCGGCCCCGGCACCAAGCTGCCCACCCTCGGCCACGCTCCGTACGCGGTGCTGCGCGACGCCTACCTGGAGAACGCCGCCGGACTGATCCTCGGCGGCGCCGACGCGCTGATCGTCGAGACCTCGCAGGACCTGTTGCAGACCAAGGCCGCGATCGTCGGTGCCCAGCGCGCCATGAAGGCCGAAGGCATCCAGGTGCCGATCATCGCCTCGGTGGCCGTGGAGACCACCGGCACCATGCTGGTCGGCAGCGAGATCGGTGCCGCCCTGACGGCGCTGGCCGCGCTGAAGGTGGACCTGATCGGGCTCAACTGCTCCACCGGCCCCGCCGAGATGAGCGAGCACCTGCGGTACCTGTCGCAGTACTCCCGCATCCCGCTGTCGGTGATGCCCAACGCCGGGCTGCCGGAGCTTGGCCCCAACGGCGCGATCTTCCCGATGACGCCGCCCAAGTTCACCGAGGCCATCGACGAGTTCGCGCAGGAGTTCGGGGTGGCGCTGGTGGGCGGCTGCTGCGGCACCACGCCCGAGCACATCCGCCAGGTCTACGAGCGGGTCGGCCAGCGCGAACCGGTGCGCCGCACCATCGCCGACGAACCCGGCGTCTCCTCGGTCTACCACCACGTCCCGTTCAAGCAGGACGCCAGCATCCTCAACGTCGGTGAACGCACCAACGCCAACGGCTCCAAGGCTTTCCGCGAGGCGATGCTGGCCGCCGACTGGGACAAGTGCGTCGACATCGCCCGCGACCAGGCCCGCGCCGGTTCTCACCTTCTGGACCTGTGCGTCGACTACGTCGGCCGCGACGGCCGCGACGACATGCGGGAGCTGGCCGGACGGTTCGCCACCGCGTCCACGCTGCCGATCATGCTGGACTCCACCGAACCGGGCGTCATCGAGGCCGGACTGGAGTCGCTGGGCGGCCGCTGCATCGTCAACTCGGTGAACTTCGAGGACGGCGACGGCCCCAACTCCCGCTACGCCAAGGCGATGCCCGCGATCGTCGAGCACGGCGCCGCCGTCGTGGTCATGTGCATCGACGAGGAGGGCCAGGCCCGCACTGCCGACCGCAAGATCGAGATCGCCGCGCGCACCATCGACGACCTGGTGGACAACTGGGGCATGCGAGTGTCCGACATCTTCGTCGACGCCCTGACCTTCCCGATCTCCACCGGCCAGGAGGAGACCCGCCGCGACGGCATCGAGACCATCGACGCGATCCGCGGCATCGCCGAACGCTACCCCGGCATCAACTTCACCCTGGGTATCTCCAATGTGTCCTTCGGCCTCAACCCGGCCTCCCGGCAGGTGCTCAACTCGGTGTTCCTGCACGAGTGCGTCGAGGCCGGACTGACCAGCGCCATCGTCCACGCCTCCAAGATCCTGCCGATGTCGAAGATCGAGGAGGAGCACCGTCAGGTCGCCCTCGACATGGTCTACGACCGGCGCCGCGAGGGCTACGACCCGTTGCAGCGCTTCATCGAGCTGTTCGAGGGCGTCGACATGGCCTCGGCCCGCGCGTCCCGCGCCGAGGAACTGGCGGCGCTGCCGCTCAACGAACGGCTGGAACGGCGCGTCATCGACGGCGAGCGCAACGGCCTGGAGGCCGACCTCGACGCCGCCCTCGTCGAGCGCTCCGCGCTGGACATCGTCAACGACACCCTGCTCAACGGCATGAAGACCGTCGGCGAACTGTTCGGCTCCGGCCAGATGCAGCTGCCGTTCGTGCTCCAGTCCGCCGAGGTCATGAAGACCGCCGTGGCCTACCTGGAACCGCACATGGAGAAGGCCGACTCCGAGGGCAAGGGCACGATCGTGCTGGCCACCGTCAAGGGCGACGTGCACGACATCGGCAAGAACCTGGTCGACATCATCCTGTCCAACAACGGATACAGCGTCGTCAACATCGGCATCAAACAGCCGATCAACGCGATCGTCGACGCCGCCGAACAGCACAACGCCGACGCCATCGGCATGTCTGGTCTGCTGGTCAAGAGCACCGTCATCATGAAGGAGAACCTCGCCGAGATGATGTCGCGCGGCGTCGCGGGCCGCTGGCCGGTGCTGCTGGGAGGCGCGGCGCTGACCCGCTCCTACGTCGAGGACGACCTGCGCGAGATGTTCGCCGAGGGCGAGGTCCACTACGCCAAGGACGCCTTCGAGGGCCTGTCGCTGATGGAACGCGTCATGACCGCGCGCCGTACCGGCGTGGCGGTGGTCGACGAGGAACGCGAGGCCAAGATCGCGCAACGCCGCGAACGGCGCGCCCGGCACGCGGCCGTCAAGGCCGAGTCCGGTCCCTCCCTTGACGACGACTCGGTGCGTTCCGACGTCGCCACCGACAACCCGGTGCCCCGGCCGCCGTTCTTCGGCACCCGGGTCATCAAGGGCGTCCCCACCGCCGACTACGCGGCCATGCTCGACGAACGCGCCACCTTCCTGGGCCAGTGGGGCCTGAAGCCCTCGCGCGGCAAGGACGGCCCCTCCTATGAGGAGCTCGTCGAGACCGAGGGCCGTCCCCGGCTGCGGTACTGGATGGACCGGCTGGCCACCGACAAGGTCCTGGACCCGTCGGTCGTCTACGGCTACTTCCCGTGCTACTCCGAGGGCAACACCCTGGTGGTGCTGGACGAGAACGGCCACAGCGAACGCGCCCGCTTCGCCTTCCCGCGCCAGCGCCGGGAACGCCGCCTGTGCATCGCGGACTTCTTCCGTCCCAAGGAGTCCGGCGAACTGGACGTCATCGGCATGCAGCTGGTGACGATCGGCAGCGCCGCCAGCGACTACACCGCGAAACTGTTCGCGCAGCACGCTTACCGCGACTACCTGGAGGTACACGGCCTGTCGGTCCAGCTGACCGAGGCGCTGGCCGAGTACTGGCACAAGCGGATGCGCGCCGAGTGGACCCGTCCGGACGGCAAGTCGGTGGCCGACTTCGACCCGAACGATCTCGACGGCATGCTCAAAGTGGACTACCACGGGTGCCGCTACTCCTTCGGCTACGCCGCCTGCCCCGACCTGGAGGACCGCGCCAAGACGGTGGCGATCCTGCGGCCGGACCGCATCGGCGTCGAACTGACCGAGGAGTTCCAGCTCACCCCCGAACAGTCCACCGACGCGATCGTCGTCCACCACCCGGAGGCGTCGTACTTCAACGCCAAGTGA
- a CDS encoding HAD family hydrolase produces MPNGELSAVLFDMDGTLMDSEKLWAVGLRELCQRLGGELTNSLRLQLVGMDQRESMEVVHTAFGLPFSGIDDSAAWLIGRMKEIFADGVVWRPGAQELLHEVRSRGLATALVTATGRELVDVIIETIGAHHFDATVVGDEVTHNKPDPEPYLTAMKTLRLSPADCLAIEDSPTGVASAHAAGSPVLAVPSEVPIPPRSGVTVLDTLDGVDVERLRHVHAELSR; encoded by the coding sequence ATGCCCAACGGTGAACTGTCGGCCGTCCTGTTCGACATGGACGGCACGCTCATGGACTCCGAGAAGCTGTGGGCCGTGGGCCTGCGCGAACTGTGCCAGCGGCTGGGCGGCGAGCTGACCAACTCGCTGCGGCTCCAGCTGGTGGGCATGGACCAGCGCGAGTCCATGGAGGTGGTGCACACCGCCTTCGGGCTGCCGTTCTCCGGCATCGACGACAGCGCCGCCTGGCTGATCGGCCGGATGAAGGAGATCTTCGCCGACGGTGTGGTGTGGCGCCCCGGCGCCCAGGAACTGCTGCACGAGGTCCGCTCGCGCGGCCTGGCCACCGCGCTGGTGACGGCCACCGGCCGCGAACTCGTCGACGTCATCATCGAGACTATCGGCGCCCACCACTTCGACGCCACCGTCGTGGGCGACGAGGTCACCCACAACAAACCCGATCCCGAGCCCTACCTGACCGCGATGAAGACGCTGCGGCTCAGCCCCGCCGACTGCCTGGCCATCGAGGATTCCCCCACCGGAGTGGCCAGCGCCCACGCCGCGGGCAGCCCGGTACTGGCGGTCCCCAGCGAAGTCCCGATCCCGCCCCGCTCCGGGGTGACGGTGCTCGACACCCTCGACGGCGTCGACGTGGAGCGGCTGCGCCACGTCCACGCCGAGCTGTCCCGCTGA
- a CDS encoding OsmC family peroxiredoxin, which translates to MATVRTARTNWEGDLTGGAGVVHFESSGRPDAEVTWAARSQDANGKTSPEELIAAAHSSCFSMALSAGLAKAGTPPQSLDTSAEVTFDPAAGGITKIRLTVRGDVPGISAEEFNAAAADAKANCPVSKALGAVQDITVDAALK; encoded by the coding sequence ATGGCCACTGTTCGTACCGCACGCACCAACTGGGAGGGCGATCTGACCGGCGGCGCCGGTGTCGTCCACTTCGAATCGTCGGGGCGTCCCGACGCCGAGGTCACCTGGGCGGCGCGCTCGCAGGACGCCAACGGCAAGACCTCGCCGGAGGAACTGATCGCCGCCGCGCACTCGTCCTGCTTCTCGATGGCGCTGTCGGCCGGGCTGGCCAAGGCCGGGACGCCGCCGCAGAGCCTGGACACCAGCGCGGAGGTCACCTTCGACCCCGCCGCCGGTGGGATCACGAAGATCCGGCTGACGGTGCGCGGTGACGTGCCGGGCATCAGCGCCGAGGAGTTCAACGCCGCGGCGGCCGACGCCAAGGCGAACTGTCCGGTCAGCAAGGCGCTGGGCGCGGTCCAGGACATCACTGTGGACGCCGCGCTGAAGTAA